From Bradyrhizobium erythrophlei:
GCGACTGGAACCTACAACTGCGGCAACCGATCCTGCTGTTCGACGGCCGGAATACGGTATCGGTGTCGCCGCAGGAGGGTTTCCTTCACCAGGTATCGGCGCTCGATACGCTCGGCCTCGATCGCCCCGAAACCAAGTGCAAATTCAAGTGAAGAGGCCTGGGCCAATTTGTGCGGCTCGTCCCATGCTCCCGCAAATAAAAATCTGGGCGCGTGCGCTGAAACGGGATGTTCACGCCATCTATCTCGCCGCTCATAGTCCGCGCGTGCCCTGGCATGCGAAGATCATCGCGATTGCCGTCGCGGGATATGCGCTTTCACCCATCGATCTCATTCCGGATTTCATTCCGGTCCTCGGCTATGTGGATGATTTGATCATCGTACCGTTGGGCATTTGGCTGGTGCTGTCATTGATCCCGGAAGAGGTGATGGCGGAGTGTCGGGCCGTGGCGGACGGGGCTGAAACGCAGCCGCGCAGCAAGGCTGCTGCAATCACCATTGTTGCTATTTGGATTCTTGGGGCGGCGACGCTCGGCTGGATCGGGTTTATCCACTGGGGTCGATTAATCCGGGCCGCCCCATAAGAGCGACCGGCGTGCCAGGACCGGGCGCTGATCGATGCCTGCCCTTCGCGCTCGATCACATAAACCATTGATATTTAATGTATTTATGAGGCGTCTTAATTCGCCGTGAAATCTACCGCAGCGCAGCATTTTCGGCACGAACATTGCTTCGTTGTTCCCGCCGGAAATTGCGGGAGAGCACGGATGAAACGCACCATCCTTTGTCTCGGTGTGTTCGGTTACCTCGTTGGAATTGTTAACGCACGTGATTTGGGACAGTGGGACGCGGTCAATCCCGAAGTCCGTGAATGGTATCAGGCTCTGATGCAGCCGGACGTCCCTAATGCATCATGTTGCGGCGAAGCCGACGCCTACTGGGCCGATGATGTACACGTCAGGGACGGCAAGACCTTTGTGACCATCACCGATGACCGGCCCGACGAACCGCGCGGCCGGCCTCATGTCGACATCGGGACGGAAATTGAAATTCCGAACAACAAGCTCAAATGGGACAGGTCGAATCCGACCGGCCACGGCATCGTCTTCTTGAGCCGTAACCGCTACGTGTTCTGCTACGTTCAACCGGGCGGCGTCTGATCGACGCCGGCGATCCGCCCTGCGGCCATCTTGCCTGCGACTATTTCAGCAGTCGCAGCAGCGCCTGACCCGCCTTGGTGCTCAACTCCTTGGCGTCCAGCGTCCCGTCATGATCGGGATCCGCGGCATTGAAGCGCTGCTCGACAACCGCGAGATATTCGTCCTTGGTGAGGGTCCCGTCGTGGTCCGGATCGGCCGCGGCCAATTCCTTTGCGGTCAATCGGCGGGCGAGCTCTCGTTTGTCGAGCGTGCCGTCATGGTCGCGATCCAGTTTGTCGAATGTGCTTGACGCCGCCTTCTTCGCCTCGGCGAGATCGATCGTGCCGTCGTTGTCCGTATCGAACATACCGATGGCGCCGGCATGGCCGGACTTCGCCAGGACCGGCAACGCGCCGGCAAGCAAGGTGCCGACGGCAAGGGTGAGAACAAAAGTGCGGCGGGATATCATGGCTAAAACCTCCCCTGGTTCGGACCTGAACGACACATCCGCACGGCGGAGTGTGTTCCGTCGCTTATGTATATCCCATTGGACGACTTTCCGCAGCGAACAGAAGATCAGTTCGATGCCGCCTGCCGGAGCCGCTCGACCGCGCTACGCACGTCGGTCCAGGGCGCCTTGCCTGGGGCGAATTGCTGCCGCAGATAGGACACGAGTTCCGCCACCTGATCACTGGTCATGCTGTCCTTGAAGCCGGGCATGTAGCCGAGATCGCTGGAGACCGGCGCTGCGATGCCGTGCAGGATCACCTGGATCAGGTTGTCGGGGGACGAACTATGCAGATTGCTGTTCAGCGCCAGCGATGGCCGGCTGCCGAACAAGGGCGCGCCACCGACGGCATGGCAAACCGCGCAGGCGCCCTCATAGAGACGCGCGCCGGTCGCTGAGGCCGACACGACCCTGATTCCGGTCGAAGTTTCCAGTTTGGCGGCCAGGACGTCCTGAGCGGTTTGATCGATCGCGTTCGGATTGAA
This genomic window contains:
- a CDS encoding EF-hand domain-containing protein translates to MISRRTFVLTLAVGTLLAGALPVLAKSGHAGAIGMFDTDNDGTIDLAEAKKAASSTFDKLDRDHDGTLDKRELARRLTAKELAAADPDHDGTLTKDEYLAVVEQRFNAADPDHDGTLDAKELSTKAGQALLRLLK
- a CDS encoding YkvA family protein; its protein translation is MLPQIKIWARALKRDVHAIYLAAHSPRVPWHAKIIAIAVAGYALSPIDLIPDFIPVLGYVDDLIIVPLGIWLVLSLIPEEVMAECRAVADGAETQPRSKAAAITIVAIWILGAATLGWIGFIHWGRLIRAAP